From the genome of Caloenas nicobarica isolate bCalNic1 chromosome 14, bCalNic1.hap1, whole genome shotgun sequence, one region includes:
- the HAGH gene encoding hydroxyacylglutathione hydrolase, mitochondrial isoform X2, which yields MKVELLPALTDNYMYLLIDEETKEAAIVDPVQPQKVLDAVKKHGVKLTTVLTTHHHWDHAGGNEKLVKMATGLHVYGGDSRVGALTQKVSHLTSLKVGSLNVKCLGTPCHTSGHICYYVTKPNSSEPPAVFTGDTLFVAGCGKFFEGTPEEMYRALIEILGSLEPETRVYCGHEYTINNLKFARHVEPNNISIQEKLAWAKAKYDSGEPTIPSTIAEEFTYNPFMRVREKTVQQHAGETDPIRTMGAIRKEKDNFRVPKD from the exons ATGAAGGTGGAATTACTCCCAGCCCTCACGGACAACTACATGTACCTTCTCATTGACGAGGAAACGAAGGAGGCTGCCATAGTCGATCCTGTGCAGCCCCAGAAG GTTTTGGATGCAGTCAAAAAGCACGGCGTGAAGCTGACCACCGTCCTGACCACGCACCATCACTG GGACCATGCTGGAGGAAATGAGAAGCTGGTAAAGATGGCGACGGGGTTGCATGTGTACGGGGGAGACAGCAGAGTCGGAGCCCTGACACAGAAAGTGTCTCACCTGACCTCACTCAAG GTGGGATCTCTTAACGTGAAATGCCTCGGTACGCCGTGTCACACTTCTGGACACATCTGTTATTATGTGACTAAGCCAAACAGCTCCGAGCCACCTGCTGTTTTTACAG GTGACACGCTGTTTGTGGCTGGTTGTGGGAAATTCTTCGAGGGAACCCCAGAGGAAATGTACAGAGCGCTGATTGAGATTTTGGGCAGCTTGGAGCCCGAAACG AGAGTTTACTGCGGTCACGAATACACGATCAACAATCTCAAGTTTGCTCGACACGTTGAACCCAATAACATCTCCATCCAGGAGAAGCTGGCTTGGGCCAAG GCGAAGTATGACAGTGGTGAGCCAACCATACCCTCCACCATCGCAGAAGAGTTTACGTACAACCCCTTCATGCGCGTGAG GGAGAAGACAGTTCAGCAGCACGCCGGGGAGACCGACCCCATCCGAACCATGGGGGCcatcaggaaagagaaggacaaCTTCCGAGTCCCCAAGGACTGA
- the HAGH gene encoding hydroxyacylglutathione hydrolase, mitochondrial isoform X1: MLGGGWRGLGTALAALGAGALLRAGPTQLQSVFLHTEHEQRKSKTVTQADMKVELLPALTDNYMYLLIDEETKEAAIVDPVQPQKVLDAVKKHGVKLTTVLTTHHHWDHAGGNEKLVKMATGLHVYGGDSRVGALTQKVSHLTSLKVGSLNVKCLGTPCHTSGHICYYVTKPNSSEPPAVFTGDTLFVAGCGKFFEGTPEEMYRALIEILGSLEPETRVYCGHEYTINNLKFARHVEPNNISIQEKLAWAKAKYDSGEPTIPSTIAEEFTYNPFMRVREKTVQQHAGETDPIRTMGAIRKEKDNFRVPKD; the protein is encoded by the exons ATGCTCggcgggggctggcggggccTCGGCACCGCCCTGGCGGCGCTGGGAGCTGGGGCCCTGCTCCGAGCCG gtcCAACGCAGCTGCAAAGTGTCTTCCTGCACACGGAGCACGAGCAGAGGAAGTCGAAGACGGTCACACAAGCCGACATGAAGGTGGAATTACTCCCAGCCCTCACGGACAACTACATGTACCTTCTCATTGACGAGGAAACGAAGGAGGCTGCCATAGTCGATCCTGTGCAGCCCCAGAAG GTTTTGGATGCAGTCAAAAAGCACGGCGTGAAGCTGACCACCGTCCTGACCACGCACCATCACTG GGACCATGCTGGAGGAAATGAGAAGCTGGTAAAGATGGCGACGGGGTTGCATGTGTACGGGGGAGACAGCAGAGTCGGAGCCCTGACACAGAAAGTGTCTCACCTGACCTCACTCAAG GTGGGATCTCTTAACGTGAAATGCCTCGGTACGCCGTGTCACACTTCTGGACACATCTGTTATTATGTGACTAAGCCAAACAGCTCCGAGCCACCTGCTGTTTTTACAG GTGACACGCTGTTTGTGGCTGGTTGTGGGAAATTCTTCGAGGGAACCCCAGAGGAAATGTACAGAGCGCTGATTGAGATTTTGGGCAGCTTGGAGCCCGAAACG AGAGTTTACTGCGGTCACGAATACACGATCAACAATCTCAAGTTTGCTCGACACGTTGAACCCAATAACATCTCCATCCAGGAGAAGCTGGCTTGGGCCAAG GCGAAGTATGACAGTGGTGAGCCAACCATACCCTCCACCATCGCAGAAGAGTTTACGTACAACCCCTTCATGCGCGTGAG GGAGAAGACAGTTCAGCAGCACGCCGGGGAGACCGACCCCATCCGAACCATGGGGGCcatcaggaaagagaaggacaaCTTCCGAGTCCCCAAGGACTGA
- the HAGHL gene encoding hydroxyacylglutathione hydrolase-like protein, protein MKVKVISVLEDNYMYLVIEESTRDAIAVDAAVPKRLLEIIRKEDVVLRAILTTHHHWDHARGNEELARLCPGLRVYGADERIGALTHKVTHDQELTFGAIRVRCLFTPCHTSGHMCYFMWEDGSPDAPALFSGDTLFVGGCGKFFEGTAEQMFTNLTQTLGTLPKETKVFCGHECTVRNLKFALKVEPENETVKKKLAWAKQRDDEDLPTVPSTLQEEFLYNPFLRVTEEPVQKFTGKMDPVEVLRTLRTEKDNFKKPKERPHPQAVLAFDWGLFSPFLEKK, encoded by the exons ATGAAGGTGAAGGTGATTTCTGTCCTGGAGGACAACTACATGTACCTGGTCATCGAGGAGAGCACCCGGGACGCCATCGCGGTGGACGCTGCTGTCCCCAAAAGG TTGCTGGAAATCATCAGGAAGGAGGACGTGGTGCTCAGAGCGATCCTCACCACCCACCACCACTG GGACCACGCGAGGGGCAACGAGGAGCTGGCGCGGCTCTGCCCCGGGCTGCGTGTGTACGGGGCCGATGAGCGGATCGGGGCCCTGACGCACAAGGTGACTCACGACCAGGAGCTGACG TTCGGGGCCATCCGGGTGCGGTGCCTCTTCACCCCCTGCCACACCTCGGGCCACATGTGCTACTTCATGTGGGAGGACGGTTCCCCGGACGCTCCGGCTCTCTTCTCAG GTGACACCCTGTTTGTGGGAGGCTGCGGGAAGTTCTTTGAGGGGACGGCGGAGCAGATGTTCACCAACCTCACTCAAACCCTGGGGACTTTGCCCAAGGAGACG AAGGTGTTCTGCGGCCACGAGTGCACCGTCCGGAACCTCAAGTTCGCCTTGAAAGTGGAACCGGAGaatgaaacagtgaaaaagaaactCGCGTGGGCCAAA CAGCGGGATGACGAGGACTTGCCCACGGTGCCCTCCACGCTGCAGGAGGAATTCCTTTACAACCCCTTCCTGCGGGTCAC GGAGGAGCCTGTGCAGAAGTTCACAGGTAAGATGGACCCGGTGGAAGTGCTGAGGACCCTCCGCACCGAGAAGGACAACTTCAAGAAGCCCAAGGAGCGGCCCCATCCCCAGGCCGTGCTCGCCTTCGACTGGGGACTTTTCAGCCCCTTCCTCGAGAAGAAGTGA
- the FAHD1 gene encoding acylpyruvase FAHD1, mitochondrial: MASKPLSSFWEWGRNIICVGRNYAKHAQEMGSALPREPLFFLKPSSAYVREGSPILRPYYCSNLHHEVELGVVIGKRAQAVSQEAAMEHVGGYALCLDMTARDTQEECKKKGLPWTLAKGFSSSCPVSDFVPKEKIPDPHKLKIWLKVNGKLRQEGETSSMIFSIPFLISYISEIVTLEEGDLILTGSPEGVGSVEANDEIEAGISDILSMRFKVAQQIHRS, translated from the coding sequence ATGGCCTCCAAGCCGCTGTCCAGCTTCTGGGAGTGGGGTAGGAACATCATCTGCGTGGGGCGAAACTACGCCAAGCACGCCCAGGAGATGGGGAGTGCGCTGCCCCGGGagcccctcttcttcctcaagCCTTCCTCAGCCTATGTGCGCGAAGGTTCGCCCATCCTGCGGCCCTACTACTGCAGCAACCTGCACCACGAAGTGGAGCTGGGGGTGGTGATCGGGAAGAGAGCCCAGGCCGTGTCCCAGGAGGCCGCCATGGAGCACGTGGGGGGCTATGCCCTCTGCTTGGACATGACGGCCAGGGACACGCAGGAGGAGTGCAAAAAGAAGGGTCTGCCCTGGACCTTGGCCAAGGGCTTCAGCTCATCGTGCCCGGTCAGTGACTTTGTGCCCAAGGAGAAGATCCCAGACCCCCACAAGCTGAAGATCTGGCTCAAGGTGAACGGAAAGCTGAGGCAGGAGGGGGAGACGTCCTCAATGATCTTCTCCATCCCTTTTCTGATCAGCTACATCAGCGAAATAGTCACCCTGGAAGAAGGAGACTTGATTCTAACGGGGTCTCCTGAAGGAGTTGGGTCTGTGGAGGCCAACGATGAGATAGAGGCTGGGATAAGCGACATCCTCTCCATGCGGTTTAAGGTGGCGCAGCAGATACATAGATCCTAA